The Paenibacillus sp. YPG26 genome includes a window with the following:
- a CDS encoding MFS transporter, whose amino-acid sequence MLSSIFAPKSVSAKYRLVILLLVVIVSGASQGLLLPLLSILLERHGVSSDLNGMNAAALYIGIFCTMFFVEKPVMRFGYRSVIVVGLILVTGCSLLFPVNSSLYFWFVLRLLVGVGDSSLHFATQQWILSSSPADKRGRFFSLYGMAYGIGFSIGPLGINLLPFGEAVPFLVSGALYAVILLLMLRIPGEMPEQAEAGAAAQNRFVRSYRLAWFALIPPLLYGVMEASMNSSFPLYGLRIDLGKQWISLLLLTFGLGSIILQLPLGVWSDRIGRKPVLMTCAFVGAGLFLLIPAAGGHTPLLFVLFALAGGIVGSFYSLGMSYAADIVPKAILPAAGVIASVHYSLGSVLGPVLGGYGMRYISVNSVFIFLGAVFLIFAVLGIWFKREPKIDVGT is encoded by the coding sequence TTGTTGTCTTCCATCTTTGCCCCAAAATCGGTGTCAGCGAAGTACCGGTTAGTTATTCTGCTGCTTGTTGTGATCGTCTCAGGCGCAAGTCAGGGCCTGCTGCTGCCCTTGCTCTCCATCCTGCTGGAGCGGCACGGTGTATCCTCCGATTTGAACGGGATGAACGCCGCGGCGTTATATATCGGAATATTTTGCACGATGTTCTTTGTTGAGAAGCCGGTTATGAGATTTGGTTACAGAAGTGTGATTGTGGTGGGTCTGATTCTGGTAACCGGCTGCTCGCTGCTGTTCCCGGTCAACTCCTCCTTGTATTTCTGGTTCGTCCTGCGTCTCTTGGTCGGTGTGGGGGACAGCTCGCTTCACTTCGCAACCCAGCAGTGGATTCTGAGCAGCAGTCCTGCGGACAAGCGCGGACGATTCTTCTCGCTCTATGGCATGGCTTACGGCATCGGCTTCAGTATCGGGCCGCTCGGCATTAACCTGCTGCCCTTCGGTGAGGCTGTGCCTTTCCTGGTCTCGGGTGCCCTGTATGCGGTAATCCTGCTTCTGATGCTGAGGATTCCGGGTGAGATGCCAGAGCAGGCGGAGGCTGGTGCAGCGGCACAGAACCGGTTCGTCCGCTCCTATCGGCTCGCCTGGTTCGCGCTGATTCCGCCTCTGCTCTATGGCGTCATGGAAGCCTCCATGAACAGCAGCTTCCCGCTGTACGGGCTCCGCATCGACCTTGGGAAGCAGTGGATCTCCCTGCTGCTGCTGACATTCGGACTCGGCAGCATTATCCTGCAGCTTCCGCTCGGGGTATGGAGCGACCGGATTGGGCGTAAGCCGGTGCTAATGACCTGTGCATTTGTTGGAGCCGGGTTGTTCCTCCTGATCCCCGCCGCTGGCGGCCACACGCCGCTTCTGTTCGTGCTGTTCGCTCTGGCGGGCGGGATTGTGGGTTCTTTTTACTCACTCGGAATGTCTTATGCGGCCGATATCGTACCCAAAGCGATTCTGCCGGCAGCAGGGGTCATCGCTTCGGTGCACTACAGCCTGGGAAGCGTGCTTGGTCCTGTGCTCGGGGGTTATGGGATGAGATACATCTCGGTGAACAGTGTATTTATCTTCCTCGGAGCCGTATTCCTGATCTTCGCCGTTCTCGGAATCTGGTTCAAGCGGGAACCCAAGATTGACGTAGGGACCTAG